The Candida dubliniensis CD36 chromosome 2, complete sequence genome contains a region encoding:
- a CDS encoding protein SHQ1 homologue, putative (Similar to S. cerevisiae SHQ1): MITPFFTISQDDEFIYIDVKISHIRFSAPNIEMTVENELFVFSLPPYYLRLRFPYPCIEDDRSHAEYDSKTECVKIKIPKETKGQFFPDLDLTAKLLARTNESKVGNIGQVNSSKPMIEELDVDNTNPSTQAERDLAEGEQFNWEVKQDVPTNPELALSTEDSDVNLKPIKYGFNNQYNDIVGVSVANGNDINELADPENTPESARIIERLIKENIKFDPEMYAADYIMKVHPEQDDENKNFKELIDWKNPLIHKFLKWYKSDKQLPEAERASIMPVEFSKEEQERMMNLPRKSYLIDDSYKPEVLLTIICLLFAYHFDLRENEGDHNIESAWTIGKIVPQFSFLDSKIVVENNYNVLRAALITCTRRALTYPYHRNYDLITKVWEDVYYNLRGGKRLVLKALLDLKELFRFHDIYYVYDKIWLEDLCAYLISDNVAEATIRNLAHDVQKEMSEIKKVDITFEKANLDSTETVDDNDNNEEANELIALSLPEIEIMAEEMFQDVQSQQ; this comes from the coding sequence ATGATTACCCCATTTTTCACAATATCACAGgatgatgaatttatttatattgatgTGAAAATATCACACATTAGGTTCAGTGCaccaaatattgaaatgaCGGTGGAAAATGAATTGTTCGTATTTTCCTTACCTCCATACTATTTACGTTTGAGGTTCCCATATCCTTgtattgaagatgataGATCACACGCAGAATATGATTCTAAAACTGAATGtgtaaaaataaaaattccAAAGGAAACTAAAGGGCAATTCTTTCCTGACCTAGACTTGACAGCAAAATTGTTAGCCAGAACCAATGAGTCAAAAGTGGGTAATATTGGACAagttaattcatcaaagCCAATGATTGAGGAATTAGATGTTGACAACACAAACCCAAGCACCCAAGCAGAAAGGGATTTAGCAGAAGGTGAACAATTTAATTGGGAGGTAAAGCAAGATGTTCCAACCAACCCTGAATTAGCACTTTCAACCGAAGATTCTGATGTTAATTTGAAGCCGATAAAGTATGGATTTAATAACCAATATAACGATATTGTTGGTGTATCAGTTGCCAACGGCAATGATATCAACGAATTAGCTGACCCAGAAAATACACCAGAAAGTGCACGTATAATTGAAAGGTTAATCAAGGAGAACATAAAATTCGATCCTGAAATGTATGCTGCTGATTACATAATGAAAGTCCATCCAGAACAggatgatgaaaataagAATTTTAaggaattaattgattggaaAAATCCATTAATTCACAAATTTCTTAAATGGTATAAATCAGATAAACAATTACCCGAGGCTGAAAGAGCATCAATTATGCCTGTCgaattttcaaaagaaGAGCAAGAGAGAATGATGAATTTACCAAGGAAATCATATTTGATAGATGATAGTTATAAGCCAGAGGTTTTGCTTACcataatttgtttattgtttgcTTATCATTTTGATCTAAGGGAAAATGAAGGTGATCATAATATTGAAAGTGCTTGGACAATTGGTAAAATAGTTCCtcaattttcatttcttgaCTCCAAAATTGTAGTTGAAAACAACTATAATGTTTTAAGAGCAGCCCTAATAACATGCACAAGACGTGCATTAACTTATCCCTACCACAGAAATTATGACTTGATTACTAAAGTATGGGAGGATGTGTATTATAATTTGCGAGGGGGGAAACGACTTGTGCTCAAAGCATTATTAGACTTGAAGGAGTTGTTTCGTTTCCATGACATTTACTATGTTTATGATAAAATATGGTTAGAAGATTTATGTGCTTATTTGATAAGTGATAATGTTGCTGAAGCAACTATTAGGAATCTAGCACATGATGTGCAAAAAGAGATGTCAGAGATCAAAAAGGTGGATATCACATTTGAAA
- a CDS encoding diphthamide biosynthesis protein, putative (Similar to S. cerevisiae DPH1): MSPVEKPVEVEKPKMPKRRFVGKKPQNVTIKEGEQPLAKIVNPTRHIGRVMNQIPEDILNDKELNEAIKLLPSNYNFEIHKTIWNVRKRNCKRVALQMPEGLLIYSLIISDILEQFCQVETIVMGDVSYGACCIDDYTARSLDCDFIVHYAHSCLVPIDIMSIKVLYVFVTINIDETHLINTIKLNFERGSQIAIFGTIQFNPTIHSVKAKLENDADKPMYLIPPQTRPLSKGEVLGCTSARLDKEHIKAMIYIGDGRFHLESSMIHNPEIPAYRYDPYSRKFTQEYYDHKQMIDVRKDAISTTKYAKKVGLILGALGRQGNPITLDKLEKALSEKGIQVVKIILSEILPQKLAMFDDVDAFVQVACPRLSIDWGYAFNKPLLTPYEAMVMLEKDTMGDEKVYPMDYYSKDGYGRGSIPDHSHLTT; this comes from the coding sequence atGAGTCCAGTAGAGAAACCTGTGGAGGTCGAAAAGCCAAAAATGCCTAAAAGAAGGTTTGTTGGAAAGAAACCTCAAAACGTTACTATAAAAGAGGGCGAACAACCATTAGCTAAAATTGTCAATCCAACAAGACATATCGGTAGAGTAATGAATCAAATCCCAGAAGATATTTTGAATGATAAGGAATTAAATGAAGCCATCAAACTATTACCGTCAAActataattttgaaattcataaaacaatttggaATGTCAGAAAAAGGAATTGTAAAAGAGTAGCATTACAAATGCCTGAAGggttattgatttattctTTGATTATTTCTGATATATTGGAACAATTTTGTCAAGTTGAAACAATAGTCATGGGTGATGTGTCATATGGAGCCTGTTGTATAGATGATTATACTGCTAGATCTTTGGATTGTGATTTCATCGTACATTATGCCCATTCCTGTTTAGTCCCCATTGATATCATGTCCATTAAAGTATTGTATGTATTTGTCActattaatattgatgagactcatttgataaacactattaaattgaattttgaaaGAGGGTCACAAATAGCTATATTTGGAACTATTCAATTCAACCCTACCATTCACAGTGTTAAGGCAAAATTGGAGAATGATGCTGATAAACCAATGTACTTAATTCCGCCACAAACAAGACCGTTATCTAAAGGAGAAGTCTTGGGTTGTACATCAGCCAGGCTAGACAAAGAGCATATCAAAGCAATGATTTATATAGGCGATGGGAGATTTCATTTAGAAAGTTCTATGATTCATAATCCGGAGATACCAGCATATCGATATGATCCTTATTCAAGAAAGTTTACTCAAGAATACTATGATCATAAACAAATGATAGATGTTAGAAAAGATGCTATTTCCACAACAAAATATGCCAAGAAAGTAGGGCTAATACTAGGTGCTTTGGGAAGACAAGGAAACCCTATAACATTAGACAAATTGGAAAAGGCATTATCTGAAAAGGGCATACAAGTGGTGAAAATCATTTTAAGTGAAATATTGCCTCAGAAGTTGGCTATGTTTGATGATGTGGACGCCTTTGTTCAAGTTGCTTGTCCCAGGTTATCGATCGATTGGGGCTATGCCTTTAACAAACCTTTATTGACTCCTTATGAAGCAATGGTAATGTTAGAGAAAGATACAATGGGTGATGAGAAAGTTTATCCTATGGATTATTATTCTAAAGATGGGTATGGAAGAGGTTCAATACCTGATCACTCCCATTTGACTacataa